The Microbacter sp. GSS18 genome has a segment encoding these proteins:
- a CDS encoding HPr family phosphocarrier protein codes for MPASRTVRIGSSHGLHARPAKLFAQAARDAGIPVTVAKGSGAPVNAASILGVISIGAEQGDYVTLTADGDAAESVLDTLAELLSTDHDEE; via the coding sequence ATGCCCGCCTCGCGGACCGTACGCATCGGATCGTCCCACGGACTTCACGCCCGCCCGGCGAAGCTCTTCGCCCAGGCCGCCAGGGATGCCGGCATCCCCGTCACGGTGGCCAAGGGCTCCGGTGCACCCGTCAACGCCGCGAGCATCCTCGGCGTGATCTCCATCGGCGCGGAGCAGGGCGACTACGTCACCCTCACCGCCGACGGCGACGCTGCCGAGTCGGTGCTCGACACGCTCGCAGAACTGCTGTCCACCGACCACGACGAGGAGTGA
- the ptsP gene encoding phosphoenolpyruvate--protein phosphotransferase — protein MAEIRGVGIGLGVAQGPVARMAEPLPAPADEPSTRSADEEKARVTEAVAAVARELEQRGEQAGGAARDVLEAQAMMAEDPTLADEVSTRIAAGKTGEFAVFDAFASFRDQLTALGGYLGERAADLDDVAQRVIARLRGVPAPGVPEPGHPFVLVAKDLAPADTALLDLDMVLALVTTEGGPTSHTAILAREKAIVAVVGATTATGLADGETVIVDAAAGVVTTEPTADELDRAQTRAAARAAAASAPLTPGALADGTSVPLLANLGNADGAAEAVALGAEGVGLFRTEFLFLSANQAPTVAQQREAYTKLLQAFPGKKVVVRALDAGADKPLAFLNDAHEENPALGLRGLRALRASEDILREQLTALAEADAATEADLWVMAPMVATVEETEYFVTLAREYDIKTAGVMVEVPSSALLADRILAHADFASIGTNDLTQYTMAADRLLGSVASFQDPWHPAVLRLVQATGSAGRLNGKPVGICGEAAADPLLAVVLVGLGATSLSMAPTALADVRATLLEHTLDDAQRIAEAALAADGAASARSAAQEAATRVKETQQ, from the coding sequence ATGGCCGAGATCAGAGGAGTCGGAATCGGACTGGGCGTCGCGCAGGGCCCGGTCGCCCGCATGGCCGAGCCGCTGCCCGCGCCGGCCGACGAGCCGAGCACGCGCAGCGCCGACGAGGAGAAGGCCCGCGTGACCGAGGCGGTCGCCGCCGTCGCACGCGAGCTCGAGCAGCGCGGCGAGCAGGCCGGCGGCGCGGCGCGCGACGTGCTCGAGGCCCAGGCCATGATGGCCGAGGACCCGACGCTCGCCGACGAGGTGAGCACGCGCATCGCCGCGGGCAAGACCGGCGAGTTCGCGGTGTTCGACGCGTTCGCGTCGTTCCGCGACCAGCTCACGGCGCTCGGCGGATACCTCGGCGAGCGCGCCGCGGACCTCGACGACGTCGCCCAGCGCGTGATCGCGCGCCTGCGGGGCGTCCCGGCGCCCGGCGTTCCGGAGCCCGGACATCCGTTCGTGCTCGTCGCGAAGGACCTCGCCCCCGCCGACACGGCACTGCTGGACCTCGACATGGTCCTGGCGCTGGTGACCACCGAGGGCGGCCCCACGTCGCACACCGCGATCCTCGCCCGTGAGAAGGCGATCGTCGCCGTCGTCGGCGCGACGACCGCGACCGGCCTCGCCGACGGCGAGACCGTGATCGTCGACGCCGCCGCCGGCGTCGTGACGACCGAGCCGACCGCCGACGAGCTCGACCGGGCGCAGACGCGCGCCGCGGCACGCGCCGCCGCGGCATCCGCTCCCCTCACCCCGGGGGCGCTGGCCGACGGCACGTCCGTGCCGCTGCTGGCCAACCTCGGTAACGCCGACGGGGCCGCGGAGGCGGTGGCGCTGGGCGCCGAGGGCGTCGGCCTCTTCCGCACCGAGTTCCTCTTCCTGAGCGCCAACCAGGCGCCCACCGTCGCGCAGCAGCGCGAGGCGTACACCAAGCTGCTGCAGGCGTTCCCCGGCAAGAAGGTCGTCGTGCGGGCGCTGGACGCCGGCGCCGACAAGCCGCTGGCGTTCCTCAACGACGCCCACGAGGAGAACCCGGCCCTGGGCCTGCGGGGCCTGCGGGCGCTGCGTGCCAGCGAAGACATCCTGCGCGAGCAGCTCACCGCGCTCGCCGAGGCGGATGCCGCCACCGAGGCGGACCTGTGGGTCATGGCGCCGATGGTGGCCACCGTCGAGGAGACGGAGTACTTCGTCACCCTCGCCCGCGAGTACGACATCAAGACCGCGGGCGTCATGGTCGAGGTGCCCTCGTCGGCGCTGCTGGCCGACCGCATCCTGGCCCACGCCGACTTCGCCTCGATCGGCACGAACGACCTCACCCAGTACACGATGGCCGCCGACCGGCTCCTGGGCTCGGTCGCGTCGTTCCAGGACCCGTGGCATCCCGCCGTCCTGCGCCTGGTGCAGGCGACCGGCTCGGCCGGACGCCTCAACGGCAAGCCCGTCGGCATCTGCGGCGAGGCCGCGGCCGACCCGCTGCTGGCCGTCGTCCTCGTCGGCCTCGGCGCGACGAGCCTGTCCATGGCCCCCACGGCCCTCGCAGACGTTCGGGCGACCCTGCTCGAGCACACCCTCGACGATGCACAGCGCATCGCCGAAGCAGCCCTCGCCGCCGATGGCGCGGCGTCGGCCCGATCCGCGGCACAAGAGGCCGCGACCCGAGTGAAGGAGACACAGCAATGA
- a CDS encoding PTS mannitol transporter subunit IICB yields MTTSSATAGKKAQVHIQRFGTFLSGMIMPNIAAFIAWGFITMLFIPSGFLGPNSPFGWHWYPVSDILGSGGDAAQIGWDGAMLALAEGDNGNFFAYVGLVGPMIVYLLPLLIANTGGRMVYGERGGVVATIAVMGVIVGTDIPMFLGAMIMGPFAALVTKWMDRLWDGKIKPGFEMLVNNFSAGILGMILAIVGFFAFGPIMLGISAFLGVIVAWLVDYNLLPVLSVIVEPAKVLFLNNAINHGVFTPLGIEQAAETGKSILFLIEANPGPGVGLLLAFTFFGVGAAKASAPGAIIIQFFGGIHEIYFPYALSKPYTLLALIAGGATGVTTNMLLGGGLAFPAAPGSIIAVTFAGIGPGVGNLMVVYLSVILAATVTFLITAVILRASRKRDLLAEGDQFSAAISQTEANKGKSSAALDALRASDGKDREAVREAEEAVAKLETEAETGGQLSGGTVTVHKVSSIVFACDAGMGSSAMGASVLRNKIKKIGIDDVTVVNKAVANLDGSEDLIITQNQLTDRARQKQPDAIHVSVDNFMNSPKYDEVVELVREQHASGA; encoded by the coding sequence ATGACAACGTCGTCAGCAACCGCGGGGAAGAAGGCGCAGGTCCATATCCAGCGCTTCGGTACCTTCCTCTCGGGCATGATCATGCCGAACATCGCGGCATTCATCGCATGGGGCTTCATCACCATGCTCTTCATCCCGTCCGGATTCCTCGGGCCGAACAGCCCGTTCGGCTGGCACTGGTACCCGGTGTCGGACATCCTCGGCAGCGGCGGCGACGCGGCGCAGATCGGCTGGGACGGCGCCATGCTGGCGCTCGCCGAGGGCGACAACGGCAACTTCTTCGCCTACGTCGGTCTCGTCGGCCCGATGATCGTCTACCTCCTGCCGCTGCTCATCGCCAACACCGGCGGCCGCATGGTCTACGGCGAGCGAGGCGGCGTCGTGGCGACGATCGCCGTGATGGGTGTCATCGTCGGCACCGACATCCCGATGTTCCTCGGCGCGATGATCATGGGACCGTTCGCGGCTCTGGTCACCAAGTGGATGGACCGCCTGTGGGACGGCAAGATCAAGCCCGGCTTCGAGATGCTGGTCAACAACTTCTCGGCCGGAATCCTCGGCATGATCCTCGCCATCGTCGGGTTCTTCGCGTTCGGCCCCATCATGCTCGGCATCAGCGCCTTCCTCGGCGTCATCGTCGCCTGGCTGGTCGACTACAACCTGCTGCCCGTGCTGTCGGTCATCGTGGAGCCCGCGAAGGTCCTGTTCCTCAACAACGCGATCAACCACGGCGTGTTCACACCGCTGGGCATCGAGCAGGCTGCGGAGACCGGCAAGTCGATCCTGTTCCTCATCGAGGCCAACCCCGGCCCCGGTGTCGGCCTCCTCCTCGCCTTCACCTTCTTCGGTGTCGGCGCTGCGAAGGCCTCGGCCCCCGGCGCGATCATCATCCAGTTCTTCGGCGGCATCCACGAGATCTACTTCCCGTACGCGCTGAGCAAGCCGTACACGCTGCTGGCCCTGATCGCGGGCGGCGCGACCGGCGTCACCACGAACATGCTCCTCGGCGGCGGACTGGCATTCCCGGCCGCACCGGGAAGCATCATCGCGGTGACCTTCGCCGGCATCGGGCCAGGCGTCGGAAACCTGATGGTGGTGTACCTGTCGGTGATCCTCGCCGCGACCGTGACGTTCCTGATCACGGCGGTCATCCTGCGGGCCTCGCGCAAGCGGGACCTGCTCGCCGAAGGCGATCAGTTCTCGGCCGCGATCTCGCAGACCGAGGCGAACAAGGGCAAGTCCTCGGCCGCCCTGGACGCGCTCCGCGCCTCGGACGGCAAGGACCGCGAAGCGGTGCGCGAGGCCGAGGAGGCCGTCGCCAAGCTCGAGACCGAGGCGGAGACGGGCGGGCAGCTCAGCGGCGGCACCGTCACGGTCCACAAGGTGTCGTCCATCGTGTTCGCGTGCGACGCGGGCATGGGATCGTCGGCCATGGGTGCGAGCGTCCTGCGCAACAAGATCAAGAAGATCGGCATCGACGACGTCACCGTCGTCAACAAGGCGGTCGCGAACCTCGACGGGTCCGAGGACCTGATCATCACGCAGAACCAGCTCACCGACCGGGCACGCCAGAAGCAGCCCGACGCGATCCACGTGTCGGTCGACAACTTCATGAACTCGCCGAAGTACGACGAGGTCGTGGAGCTGGTGCGCGAGCAGCACGCCAGCGGCGCGTAG
- a CDS encoding PTS sugar transporter subunit IIA, with the protein MARDVLTLGQVRIHSGGASKEEAMAEAAGILESAGAVTSAYLDAMMQREETVSTYMGNELAIPHGTNETKDQILESALSIVRYDGGVDWDGEHVTFVVGIAGKGDEHLEILSQIAILFSEEDDVARLKAAGTPEELYEIVSAAGV; encoded by the coding sequence ATGGCACGTGATGTTCTGACGCTCGGTCAGGTCCGGATCCACTCCGGCGGGGCGTCGAAAGAGGAGGCGATGGCCGAGGCCGCCGGCATCCTCGAGTCCGCGGGAGCCGTGACGAGCGCGTACCTCGACGCGATGATGCAGCGCGAGGAGACCGTCTCGACCTACATGGGCAACGAGCTGGCGATCCCCCACGGCACCAACGAGACCAAGGACCAGATCCTCGAGTCGGCCCTGTCGATCGTCCGCTACGACGGCGGCGTCGACTGGGACGGCGAGCACGTCACGTTCGTCGTCGGCATCGCCGGCAAGGGCGACGAGCACCTCGAGATCCTGTCGCAGATCGCGATCCTGTTCTCGGAGGAGGACGACGTCGCGCGGCTGAAGGCGGCGGGCACTCCCGAGGAGCTGTACGAGATCGTCTCGGCGGCGGGCGTGTGA
- a CDS encoding mannitol-1-phosphate 5-dehydrogenase, whose translation MKAVHFGAGNIGRGFVGLLLHDGGYDLVFSDVASPLVKAINAESSYTVHEVGEGGSDREVTGFRAVDSGEDPQAVADEIATANVVTTAVGPTILKFVAPHIVAGLALRSPTAPPLQVMACENAINATDALRDEMQAQAGETWDALAGRAVFANTAVDRIVPAQPPGAGIDVTVEPFYEWAIESGPFGDAPPHIPGAHFVDDLAPYIERKLFTVNTGHATTAYFGAAAGIDRISDALAAPAIAAHVAAALEETSALLAAKHGLAVDELAEYRSTILGRFRNPALPDTVWRVGRQPLRKLSRHERFVGPAAEAAERGLRVDALVEAIGAALAFDDPEDAQSVDLQRMLREQDAATLTAEVTGLEPSHPLFDRITAVVAERQEQLDR comes from the coding sequence ATGAAGGCCGTCCACTTCGGCGCCGGCAACATCGGCCGCGGCTTCGTCGGACTGCTGCTGCACGACGGCGGATACGACCTGGTGTTCTCGGATGTGGCCTCTCCGCTGGTCAAGGCGATCAACGCGGAATCGTCCTACACCGTGCACGAGGTCGGCGAGGGCGGGAGCGACCGCGAGGTCACCGGCTTCCGCGCCGTCGACAGCGGCGAGGACCCGCAGGCGGTCGCCGACGAGATCGCCACCGCGAACGTGGTGACGACGGCCGTCGGCCCGACGATCCTGAAGTTCGTCGCACCGCACATCGTCGCCGGTCTCGCGCTGCGCTCCCCCACGGCGCCGCCCCTGCAGGTGATGGCGTGCGAGAACGCGATCAATGCCACCGATGCGCTGCGCGACGAGATGCAGGCGCAGGCCGGCGAGACGTGGGATGCGCTGGCGGGGCGCGCGGTGTTCGCGAACACCGCGGTCGACCGCATCGTCCCGGCCCAGCCGCCGGGGGCCGGCATCGACGTCACCGTCGAGCCCTTCTACGAGTGGGCCATCGAATCCGGGCCCTTCGGCGACGCGCCGCCCCACATCCCGGGCGCCCACTTCGTCGACGACCTCGCCCCGTACATCGAGCGCAAGCTCTTCACCGTCAACACCGGCCACGCCACGACGGCGTACTTCGGGGCCGCCGCGGGTATCGACCGCATCTCGGACGCCCTGGCCGCGCCCGCCATCGCCGCGCACGTCGCCGCGGCGCTCGAGGAGACCTCGGCTCTGCTGGCCGCCAAACACGGCCTGGCCGTGGACGAGCTCGCCGAGTACCGGTCGACGATCCTCGGGCGCTTCCGCAATCCGGCGCTGCCCGACACCGTCTGGCGTGTCGGCCGGCAGCCGCTGCGCAAGCTGTCTCGCCACGAGCGGTTCGTGGGCCCCGCCGCCGAGGCCGCCGAGCGGGGCCTGAGGGTCGACGCGCTGGTCGAGGCGATCGGCGCCGCGCTGGCCTTCGACGACCCCGAGGACGCGCAGTCGGTGGACCTGCAGCGGATGCTCCGCGAGCAGGACGCCGCGACGCTGACCGCGGAGGTGACCGGGCTCGAGCCGTCGCATCCGCTGTTCGACCGCATCACCGCGGTCGTCGCCGAACGGCAGGAGCAGCTCGACCGCTGA
- a CDS encoding TSUP family transporter: MTLALAAVAAFVSALIQRITGLGFMLVLVGPIVLLYGPFEGVTIGVLLALVASLAAIPLVWRSVDWRRAWWLIWPGLVAAPFGALLVSILPDAALLLLISAMAYFALVAGWIPALSASLQGRMGAVVAGSSAGFMHVASGLSGPPLAAYAVGDRWDQRRFAASAQVIFAVLSAISVALRGLPVTPAPDVLLLVGATVLGILLGTLLVRFVPARIARVAMLAIAWAGATVVLVRGILALWM; this comes from the coding sequence GTGACCCTCGCTCTCGCCGCCGTCGCCGCGTTCGTGTCCGCGCTCATCCAGCGCATCACCGGCCTCGGCTTCATGCTCGTCCTCGTCGGCCCGATCGTGTTGCTGTACGGCCCGTTCGAGGGCGTGACGATCGGCGTCCTGCTCGCCCTGGTCGCCTCGCTCGCGGCGATTCCGCTGGTGTGGCGTTCCGTGGACTGGCGGCGCGCCTGGTGGCTGATCTGGCCCGGACTGGTCGCGGCGCCGTTCGGCGCGCTGCTGGTGAGCATCCTCCCCGACGCCGCCTTGCTGCTGCTCATCTCGGCCATGGCCTACTTCGCCCTCGTCGCCGGATGGATCCCGGCGCTGTCGGCGTCGCTCCAGGGGCGGATGGGCGCGGTCGTGGCGGGCTCCTCGGCCGGCTTCATGCATGTCGCGAGCGGGCTCTCCGGTCCGCCGCTGGCCGCCTACGCCGTGGGCGACAGATGGGATCAGCGGCGGTTCGCCGCGAGCGCCCAGGTGATCTTCGCGGTGCTCAGCGCCATCTCGGTCGCACTGCGTGGCCTTCCCGTGACGCCCGCTCCCGACGTCCTGCTGCTGGTCGGAGCCACCGTGCTGGGCATCCTGCTCGGCACGCTCCTGGTGCGGTTCGTGCCCGCGCGCATCGCGCGCGTTGCGATGCTCGCCATCGCGTGGGCTGGCGCAACCGTGGTGCTCGTACGGGGCATCCTGGCACTGTGGATGTAG
- a CDS encoding NAD(P)/FAD-dependent oxidoreductase, producing MESRFAIIGAGPSGLSAARALQKAGIAFDGFEASQGVGGLWDIDNPRSTMYESAHLISSRTTTEFAEFPMDTTADYPSHRTLIRYFRDFADHFGLTGRFRFDTKVTALDPGPDGGWTLRASGPGGELEQRYDGVILANGTLAEPNVPSFRGEFAGELMHTSRYKRATQLTGKRVLIIGAGNSGCDIAVDAVHHAESVDMSVRRGYYFVPRYLFGKPSDTLNQGRPLPAPIKQFIDKRVLQAFTGDPVHFGFPKPDYKIYESHPIVNTLILNHLGQGDLGIRSDIDRFDGNTVHFRDGSSGEYDMILLATGYKLDYPFVDKAHLNWTGMSPNLYLNAFTPDFNGLYVMGMIEASGIGWQGRYEQAELIAEYIAALEHHPERAAAFRRRVAEGDWPDLTGGYKYLGLERMSYYVNKDAYRRAVRHATDELRRDGDSDAEAGTTHGGRFVSWRRGRRDLEITLRVNPQEKTKARA from the coding sequence ATGGAGAGCCGTTTTGCCATCATCGGCGCGGGGCCGTCGGGACTGTCTGCGGCGCGCGCGCTGCAGAAGGCCGGGATCGCCTTCGACGGATTCGAGGCGTCGCAGGGCGTGGGCGGACTGTGGGACATCGACAACCCGCGGTCCACGATGTATGAGTCCGCGCACCTGATCTCGTCGCGCACCACGACCGAGTTCGCCGAGTTCCCCATGGACACCACGGCCGACTACCCCAGTCACCGGACGCTCATCCGGTACTTCCGCGACTTCGCGGATCACTTCGGGCTGACCGGGCGGTTCCGCTTCGACACGAAGGTGACCGCGCTCGATCCGGGCCCCGACGGCGGGTGGACGCTGCGGGCCTCGGGCCCGGGCGGCGAGCTCGAGCAGCGCTACGACGGCGTCATCCTCGCCAACGGCACGCTCGCCGAGCCGAACGTGCCGAGCTTCCGCGGCGAGTTCGCCGGCGAGCTCATGCACACCAGCCGGTACAAGCGCGCCACGCAGCTCACCGGCAAGCGCGTGCTGATCATCGGCGCGGGCAACTCCGGCTGCGACATCGCCGTCGACGCCGTCCACCACGCCGAGTCGGTCGACATGAGCGTGCGCCGCGGCTACTACTTCGTGCCGCGCTACCTGTTCGGCAAGCCCTCGGACACGCTCAACCAGGGCCGGCCGCTGCCCGCCCCGATCAAGCAGTTCATCGACAAGCGCGTGCTTCAGGCGTTCACCGGCGACCCGGTGCACTTCGGGTTCCCGAAGCCCGACTACAAGATCTACGAGTCCCACCCGATCGTGAACACGCTGATCCTGAACCACCTGGGACAGGGCGATCTCGGCATCCGCTCCGACATCGACCGGTTCGACGGGAACACCGTGCACTTCCGCGACGGCTCCTCCGGCGAGTACGACATGATCCTGCTCGCCACCGGCTACAAGCTCGACTACCCGTTCGTGGACAAGGCCCACCTGAACTGGACCGGCATGAGCCCGAACCTGTACCTCAACGCCTTCACGCCCGACTTCAACGGGCTCTACGTCATGGGCATGATCGAGGCGTCCGGCATCGGCTGGCAGGGCCGCTACGAGCAGGCCGAGCTCATCGCCGAATACATCGCGGCCCTCGAGCACCACCCCGAGCGCGCGGCGGCATTCCGCCGCCGCGTCGCCGAGGGCGACTGGCCCGACCTCACCGGCGGCTACAAGTACCTCGGGCTCGAGCGCATGTCGTACTACGTCAACAAGGACGCCTACCGCCGCGCGGTCCGCCACGCGACCGACGAGCTGCGCCGCGACGGGGACAGCGACGCCGAGGCAGGCACGACGCACGGCGGTCGCTTCGTATCGTGGCGGCGCGGACGCCGCGACCTCGAGATCACCCTGCGCGTGAATCCGCAGGAGAAGACGAAGGCACGGGCATGA
- a CDS encoding bile acid:sodium symporter family protein produces MNPDDVLLNFNPGSLLLLNVVLGLIMFGIALDTTIEDFKVVARKPKPFLIAILAQLVVLPAVTFGLTLILPVTPSMALGMILVASCPPGNISQVLTHRSGGNVALSVSMTAVGNLLYIVMLPLNIAFWGSLHPTARTLLETVELNPWQMLLDIFLIIGLPFLLGLAIRARFPAFSKKTQPFVRWFSLLALFGFIVAALVGNWSYFIAFLGIILLVVTIHDAVALAIGYGTAVVGGLGTRERKAMTFEVGIRNAGLGLGLVFAFFGGLGGMAIVAGWWGIWDIIAGLVVATLWGRHTRRRTGSVKGDASRHALSGGRSTEAGA; encoded by the coding sequence ATGAATCCCGATGACGTCCTGCTGAACTTCAACCCCGGGTCGTTGCTGCTGCTGAACGTCGTCCTCGGGCTGATCATGTTCGGCATCGCGCTGGACACCACCATCGAGGACTTCAAGGTCGTCGCGCGCAAGCCCAAGCCGTTCCTCATCGCGATCCTCGCGCAGCTGGTCGTGCTGCCGGCGGTCACCTTCGGCCTGACGCTCATCCTGCCGGTCACCCCCTCGATGGCGCTCGGCATGATCCTGGTGGCCAGCTGCCCTCCGGGCAACATCTCGCAGGTGCTCACCCACCGCTCGGGCGGCAACGTCGCCCTGTCGGTGTCGATGACCGCCGTGGGCAACCTGCTGTACATCGTGATGCTGCCGCTGAACATCGCGTTCTGGGGATCGCTGCATCCGACCGCGCGCACGCTGCTCGAGACGGTCGAGCTCAACCCCTGGCAGATGTTGCTGGACATCTTCCTCATCATCGGGCTGCCGTTCCTGCTGGGGCTGGCGATCCGCGCACGCTTCCCCGCGTTCTCGAAGAAGACCCAGCCCTTCGTCCGCTGGTTCTCGCTGCTCGCCTTGTTCGGCTTCATCGTCGCCGCCCTCGTCGGCAACTGGAGCTACTTCATCGCGTTCCTCGGCATCATCCTGCTCGTCGTGACGATCCACGACGCCGTCGCCCTCGCGATCGGCTACGGCACCGCGGTGGTCGGCGGACTCGGAACGCGCGAGCGCAAGGCGATGACGTTCGAGGTCGGCATCCGCAACGCCGGCCTCGGGCTCGGCCTGGTGTTCGCCTTCTTCGGCGGACTCGGCGGCATGGCGATCGTCGCCGGCTGGTGGGGCATCTGGGACATCATCGCGGGTCTCGTCGTCGCCACGCTGTGGGGGCGTCACACGCGTCGCCGCACCGGGTCGGTCAAGGGCGACGCCAGCCGTCACGCCCTGAGCGGCGGTCGGAGCACGGAGGCAGGAGCATGA
- a CDS encoding SDR family oxidoreductase: MTRVLITGGAGFLGSHVAAALAARDDVDLVVAGDVREPEHPVEDVVYDQCDVTLAESVGPVLERHDIDVVVHLAAIVNPGRDHDMERLVDVEGTRHVLEACVEHGVRRIVVSSSGAAYGYHPDNPEWLRESDPVRGNDEFPYSKHKRLVEQLLGGYREAHPELEQVVFRIGTILGPTVRNQITALWDGPRILAIRGSDSPFVFVWVDDVAGAMARAATDGPAGVYNVAGDGRVTVHELSERLGKPTITVPPALLAAALRIGRALRLTVHGPEQVGFLRYRPVLANDALKSQFGYTPAKTSAEAFEAYLETHPGVARV, from the coding sequence ATGACGCGCGTCCTCATCACCGGCGGCGCCGGATTCCTCGGCAGCCACGTCGCGGCCGCGCTGGCCGCGCGCGACGACGTCGACCTCGTGGTCGCCGGCGACGTGCGAGAGCCCGAGCATCCGGTCGAGGACGTCGTGTACGACCAGTGCGACGTCACCCTCGCCGAGAGCGTGGGCCCGGTCCTCGAGCGCCACGACATCGACGTGGTCGTCCACCTCGCCGCGATCGTCAACCCGGGCCGCGATCACGATATGGAGCGCCTCGTCGACGTCGAGGGCACGCGCCACGTGCTCGAGGCGTGCGTCGAGCACGGCGTGCGGCGCATCGTGGTGTCCTCGTCCGGCGCCGCGTACGGCTACCACCCCGACAATCCCGAGTGGCTGCGGGAGTCCGATCCGGTGCGCGGCAACGACGAGTTCCCGTATTCCAAGCACAAGCGGCTCGTCGAGCAGCTGCTGGGCGGCTACCGCGAGGCGCACCCCGAGCTCGAGCAGGTCGTGTTCCGCATCGGCACGATCCTCGGCCCGACCGTGCGCAATCAGATCACGGCGCTGTGGGACGGTCCGCGCATCCTGGCCATCCGCGGCTCGGACTCGCCGTTCGTGTTCGTGTGGGTCGACGACGTCGCCGGCGCCATGGCCCGTGCGGCCACCGACGGCCCCGCCGGCGTGTACAACGTCGCCGGCGACGGGCGCGTCACCGTGCACGAGCTGTCGGAGCGGCTGGGCAAACCCACCATCACGGTGCCGCCGGCGCTGCTGGCCGCGGCGCTGCGCATCGGTCGCGCGCTGCGCCTGACCGTGCACGGACCCGAGCAGGTCGGGTTCCTGCGCTACCGCCCCGTGCTCGCCAACGACGCGCTCAAGTCGCAGTTCGGGTACACACCCGCCAAGACGTCGGCCGAGGCCTTCGAGGCGTACCTGGAGACCCACCCCGGCGTCGCCCGCGTCTGA
- a CDS encoding type IV toxin-antitoxin system AbiEi family antitoxin domain-containing protein — protein MFAPSTQAPLILPATTMRPSDLAEEGIDRRQAARLVDCGELLRLRKGRYARADIHPALSDAGRLGGRLDCVSLLAAIGVFVRRRHGLHLQLTPGTTRLPARPADAVVHWRESCAAPAALAADLVEALAQAVRCQEPRDAIATLDSAWHHGLVDEAGIASVFARLPRRYHPLRALLDRRSESGAESIMRLMLRSLGASVELQVVVPGVGRVDVVVDGWLIIECDSQAHHDGWDAHKRYRRRDIHAAELGYTRSVRSPKTSSTGARPSWRA, from the coding sequence ATGTTCGCCCCCTCCACCCAGGCGCCGCTCATCCTTCCGGCGACGACGATGCGGCCGTCCGACCTCGCCGAGGAAGGGATCGACAGGCGCCAGGCGGCGCGGCTCGTCGACTGCGGCGAGCTGCTGCGCCTGCGGAAGGGCCGGTACGCCCGCGCCGACATCCACCCTGCGCTGTCCGACGCCGGACGGCTCGGCGGGAGGCTCGACTGCGTGTCGCTGCTCGCCGCGATCGGGGTGTTCGTGCGCCGCCGCCACGGACTGCACCTGCAGCTCACTCCGGGCACGACCCGTCTGCCCGCGCGGCCGGCGGACGCGGTCGTCCACTGGCGCGAGTCATGCGCCGCTCCGGCAGCCCTCGCGGCCGACCTCGTCGAGGCACTCGCCCAAGCCGTGCGGTGCCAGGAGCCGCGCGACGCCATTGCGACACTCGACAGCGCCTGGCATCACGGCCTCGTCGACGAGGCGGGCATCGCCTCGGTGTTCGCGCGCCTCCCCCGGCGCTACCACCCGTTGCGCGCGCTGCTCGACCGGCGTTCCGAGTCCGGCGCCGAGTCGATCATGCGCCTGATGCTGAGGTCGCTCGGCGCTTCGGTCGAGCTGCAGGTGGTGGTGCCCGGCGTCGGCCGCGTCGACGTCGTCGTCGATGGCTGGCTGATCATCGAATGCGACAGCCAGGCCCACCACGACGGCTGGGACGCGCACAAGCGCTACCGCCGACGCGACATCCACGCCGCCGAACTCGGCTACACCCGATCCGTCCGATCGCCGAAGACATCCTCTACCGGCGCGAGGCCGTCCTGGCGAGCCTGA